The following DNA comes from Arcobacter cloacae.
TCCTATAGCATTTGTTTTTTCACTCCACTCTTTGGCACTAAGTTTATAACTATTGAGACCCACTTTAGATGTAATTATGGCAAATTCGCCATAATTAAAATTTGGATTATGAATCTTTTCCCAAATTCCTAAATACTCTATAGTATTTCTATTTCTTAACCAATCAGATATAAAAAAATCTCCATCTTTGGCTTTAAGCATATCTGTCAAAGAGATATAATCTTGGTCATCTACTTTTAAAATTGTTATTTCATTTTCTAAAACGGTAAGCTTAGCCATTATCTTCTCTCACCCAATCTTCTTAAACAATCATCTAAACCATCTTTCCAATATGGTATCTCTATATTGAAAGTTGATTTTATTTTATTTTTATTTAATAGTGAAAAATGTGGTCGTTTTGCTGGTGTTGGATATTGATATGTCTCTATTGCCTTTATTTTACAATCTAATTTTGCCATTTTCATTATCTCTTTTGCAAAATCATACCAAGACAATACACCTTCATTTGAATAGTTATAAATTTCAACTTTTTGGTTATTTATTTGAGGAACAATATCAAGAATAATTTTAGCTAAATCTTTAGCATAAGTAGGTGTTCCTATTTGATCAAATATTACACCTAATTCTTCTTTTTCTTTTCCTAATCGAAGCATTGTTTTTACAAAATTATTTCCATAGTAGCTATAAACCCAAGAAGTTCTAATAATTATAGAATTTTTCGGATTTATATCTCTCATTTCATTTTCACCATCAAGTTTTGTTTTACCATATATTGATTGTGGGTTTGTTTGGAACTCTTCACAGTAAGGTTTAAAATTTTTACCATCAAACACATAGTCAGTTGAAATATGAATTAGTTTAATATTTAACTCTTGAGAAACTAAAGCTAATTTTTTCACAGCTTTTCTATTTATTAGATCTGCATTTATTTCATCAGTTTGGGCTTTATCCACTGCAGTATATGCTGCGCAGTTGATTATTACATTAATATTATTTGTTCTACAAAACTCTTTTATACTCTCTTTTGAAGTAATATCAATATTTGATCTATCTGTGAAAAAAAAGTTATATGAATATTCTTTTGAAAGCTCTTTTATTTCACTTCCAAGCTGTCCATTTGAACCAGTCACTAAAACATTATAGATATTTGAATTAAGCATAATAATCTACTCCAAATTCAAATATCTCTTTATCATCTTTTATATCAAAAAGTTTTGGTTGTTTTGTATCTTTAGCTGACAGATTTAATTCATCATGATTTAAAATCCAATCTATATTTAGATTTTCATCATCGAAGGCTATACCTCTATCACATTGTGGGCTATAATAGTTATCTACTTTATATGCAAAAATAGTATCATCTTCTAAAACTACAAATCCATGAGCAAATCCTCTTGGAACTAATAGTTGTTTTTTATTCTCCACACTTAAAAGAACTGCTACATGTTGTCCGAATGTAGGAGAGTTACGTCTTATATCAACTGCTACATCTAGAACTCTTCCAGAAATTACACGAACAAGTTTTGTTTGAGCATGTGGGGGAAGTTGGTAATGAAGTCCTCTTAGAACTCCTTTTGAAGATTTACTTTCATTATCTTGGCAGAAGTTTATTTTATATCCTAAAAACTCTTCTAATTTAT
Coding sequences within:
- the rfbC gene encoding dTDP-4-dehydrorhamnose 3,5-epimerase, coding for MTFTRTNIPDVVIIEPTVHGDSRGYFVETFRQDKLEEFLGYKINFCQDNESKSSKGVLRGLHYQLPPHAQTKLVRVISGRVLDVAVDIRRNSPTFGQHVAVLLSVENKKQLLVPRGFAHGFVVLEDDTIFAYKVDNYYSPQCDRGIAFDDENLNIDWILNHDELNLSAKDTKQPKLFDIKDDKEIFEFGVDYYA
- the rfbD gene encoding dTDP-4-dehydrorhamnose reductase, encoding MLNSNIYNVLVTGSNGQLGSEIKELSKEYSYNFFFTDRSNIDITSKESIKEFCRTNNINVIINCAAYTAVDKAQTDEINADLINRKAVKKLALVSQELNIKLIHISTDYVFDGKNFKPYCEEFQTNPQSIYGKTKLDGENEMRDINPKNSIIIRTSWVYSYYGNNFVKTMLRLGKEKEELGVIFDQIGTPTYAKDLAKIILDIVPQINNQKVEIYNYSNEGVLSWYDFAKEIMKMAKLDCKIKAIETYQYPTPAKRPHFSLLNKNKIKSTFNIEIPYWKDGLDDCLRRLGERR